The following nucleotide sequence is from Gymnodinialimonas phycosphaerae.
AATCTTGCGACCGTACTCCCCAGGCGGAATGCTTAATCCGTTAGGTGTGACACCAAAGGGCAAGCCCCCTGACGTCTGGCATTCATCGTTTACGGCGTGGACTACCAGGGTATCTAATCCTGTTTGCTCCCCACGCTTTCGCACCTCAGCGTCAGTATCGAGCCAGTGAGCCGCCTTCGCCACTGGTGTTCCTCCGAATATCTACGAATTTCACCTCTACACTCGGAATTCCACTCACCTCTCTCGAACTCTAGACTATCAGTATGAGAGGCAGTTCCGGGGTTGAGCCCCGGGATTTCACCCCTCACTTAATAATCCGCCTACGTGCGCTTTACGCCCAGTAATTCCGAACAACGCTAACCCCCTCCGTATTACCGCGGCTGCTGGCACGGAGTTAGCCGGGGTTTCTTTACCAGATACTGTCATTATCATCTCTGGCGAAAGAGCTTTACGATCCTAAGACCTTCATCACTCACGCGGCATCGCTAGATCAGGCTTGCGCCCATTGTCTAAGATTCCCCACTGCTGCCTCCCGTAGGAGTCTGGGCCGTGTCTCAGTCCCAGTGTTGCTGATCATCCTCTCAAACCAGCTAAAGATCGTCGACTTGGTAGGCCATTACCCCACCAACTATCTAATCTTACGCGGGCCAATCCTTCACCGATAAATCTTTCCCCCGAGGGGCGTATACGGTATTACTCTCAGTTTCCCGAGGCTATTCCGTAGAAAAGGGTATGTTCCCACGCGTTACTAACCCGTCCGCCGCTCCACCCGAAGGTAGCGCTCGACTTGCATGTGTTAGGCGTGCCGCCAGCGTTCGTTCTGAGCCAGGATCAAACTCTCAAGTTGAAACATCTTGCGATGTATCCTTGACGTTCGAACCTCTGCACATCGTTCCTAATTCTGCAAAGAACCAGGAACAGTCTTCTGTTTGTTGTGCTTCGGGTTTCATCAGAAACCGAAAGCCGTTCAAACAGTGAAGCTGACACCGGATAATCGCTAAACACCTAAGTGCGTTGCTACCGGCGCGATATGAAGAGGTTGATCCATCGAATGAACCAAACCGCCCACATATCTCTTCGAAATCCATCAATGTCAAAGAGCGAGAGACAAAAATTCACCAGCTGCGTTCTAACTTTTGAACGCGGCCCGCTTCAAACTGCCTCTGTTTTTTCCGCTTTCCCCGTCTTCCTTGGTGCCTCAGTGGCGCCTCGTTGGCGGTATCTGCGTCCCGGTGGCTCATCTCTGCGCCGCCGATGGGTGCTATCTACGGATAGGCTCGGGGGGTCGCAAGTGCTTTTTTGCAGAAACATGACATTTTTTGGATTAAGGCCGTTTCGCTCATATTTTACAGGGGTTTTTTGCATGAAAAACTTTGCGGCCAGGGTGGGCACCCCCGCTTACCCTAGGGCAAGACAGAGTCTTTGCGGGCCCATTTCGGGCGACTCTTGTGCTTATCCACAAAGCTATCCCCAGATGTAGAGGTTAACAGCGCGATTCACCCCGACTCGTTTCTGAATCACCCCCGACTCGGTCGTGCAAAACCCAGACAATCGTCTTGTGGCCGCCTCGCGCCCCGTCGGATTCGGAGCCTTTCGCCCAAAAAGCGCGGTTCATCCCCTCAAAACGCACGAAGCACGGACGTTTCCGTCCGTGCCCTGATTCCTCTTCTGCCTCGTTTGCAGTCAACTACGCCGGAACACGCCTGCGTTGTGGCCAGAAGCGGAACGCCAGAAGCGCCACGGTGATCGCGAGGTACACCAACGGCTCGATCTGGAAGCCCTTTACCAGCCAGACGTAATGCACCGCCCCCAGTACCGCTGCCGGGTAGGCCAGCTTGTGGAGCTTGCGCCAACGCACCGGCCCCAGTTTGCGCAGCATGAAGTTGTTCGATGTCAGCGCCAGCGGGATCAGCGCCAGAAACCCGGCCATGCCGATGGTCACATAGGGCCTCTCTATAATGTCTGCCCAAATCGCTGAAAGCCGCTGCACGTCCAGCACCGCCCAGACAAGAAAGTGCGCCAACACGAAGAAGAAGGCGAGCACCCCAATCGCGCGGCGCCAGGACAAGAAGTTCACCCCGACCCGCTGGCGCAGCGGCGTGACGGCCAGCCCCGCAATGATCAGCTTCAGCGCGACATCCCCATAGGCATGCTCCAGCGCTTCGATCGGTTCCACGCCAAGGCCTCCGGTCAGGCCCAGGTAGAACAGCCACCCGCCGTATGCGCCCCCTAGTATATAGAGGACCCATCCCGGCACGCGCCGCACGGCGGTGTTGAGGGTTTGCATCATTGTCATGGGATCAATCGATCTCTGCGCTGCACACGACCGAGTCGAAGCTGCCGCCGACGACGCCGCCCCGATAAGTGTCGTCAATCACAAGCCGTGCCATGCAGCGTTCGTCCTGTTCCTCGCCGCCGATAAACCGCACGAAGGTATATAGACGGATGACGCGCCCATCGGGGGCGTTGAGGTCCGTGTAGTTGTAGCCGTAAGAGAACAGGTTCGCCACGTCACGATCCTGTAACTCGAACAGGAACGGCTGACCGACGTTATCGTAAAGCGTGCGGATGCGCGCGCCATCCAAAGCTTCCAGCCAGGCATCCGGCGTGACCTCGGTCACAGGCATCGGGCCGGTCTGCGCCGACGCCGCCGGCGGAACGGTGACAGCGCAAAGCACTGCGGCCATGGCAAGCAAATGCCGCATCAGTGGTACACTTCCAGGTCCATGCCTTCGTACAAGCTGGCCACGTCATCTTCGTACCCGTTGAACATCAACGTCGGCAGGCGGTTCGCGAACAAGCCCCCGCCGATGCGTCGCTCGTCGGCCTGGGACCAGCGCGGATGATCCACGTTCGGATTCACGTTGCTGTAGAAACCATACTCGCGATCCGAATATTCACTCCAACTTGTTGTCGGCTGATCTTCGACCAGTGAAATCCGCACAATCGACTTGATCGACTTGTAGCCATACTTCCACGGCACCACCAAGCGGATCGGCGCGCCATTCTGGTTCGGGATGTCGCGGCCATAAATGCCCGTCGCCATGATGGTCAGGGGATGCATCGCCTCGTCCAGACGCAGACCCTCCTTGTAGGGCCAGTCCAGCACCGGCACGCGCAGGCCCGGCATCTCTTCGGGGCGCATCGCCGTTTCGAAGGCGACGTAGCGGGCACCGTCCTGCACACCCACACGGTTCAGAAGATCGGCCAGTTCGAACCCGTTCCAGGGGATCACCATTGACCATTGCTCGACACAGCGCAGACGGTAAATCCGCTCTTCGATCTCCACCTCGCTCAGAATATCCTCAAGCGAATATGTGCCAGGGTTGTCGACCAGCCCGTCGACCTCGATCGCCCAGGGGCTTGTGGTCAGGGTGTGGGCGTTGTTGGCGGGGTCGCTCTTGCCGGTGCCGAACTCATAGTAGTTATTGTAGGTCGTGATCTCTTCCCAGCTATTGGGCTCCAGCGCCAGACGCGGATCGTCCTGCGCCCGCGCCGCGCCGCCGATCAGGCCGGCGCCAAGCAGGCCGCCTGCGCCCGCCATGATCTGGCGGCGGTTGATAAACTGCGCCTCGGGCGTGACGTCGTCCCAGGTCAGGTCGTTTTTCCAGCGGTAAGCCATGGTTCCTCCAATACGTTTGACACTCATCTAGGCGACCCTCGCCGCCGTGCAAAAACAATTAACCTCACGAAACGGTTGGCGACCTGTAATAATCGCTCCCCTGCCCTTGCATTGACAGCCCCGGGGCCTTGCCCTGTTATGGCGCCCAAACGCATCTGAAAGGCTGATCATGTCCGAGGCCCAGTACCTTTCGAAGCACTACTATACGCAGGACTTTTTACCGCCCGCGTTCAACCGGGCGATCCTCGACAGTTTGTCAGAAGGCATCTCGGCGTTCGAGGATGCGACCGTGTTCTCACACGATCATGGCGGCGGCGGCCATGTCCTGTCTGACAACCGCGTCGCCAAGACGGCGACCTTGCAGCCCGAGATCCGCAAACAGTTCAAGGGCGCGATCCGGGCCATCCTGCCCGAGGTGGTGCCGCAGATCGGCTTGGCCATGCGCGACGACTTCTCGTTCGAGATCGGCGCCGCACTGCATCAGGACGGCGGCTTCTTCAAACGTCATATCGACACCCGCACCAAGATGCCGGATGAAACCGACCGCTACATCAGCGCCGTCTACTATATGTGCCGGATGCCGCAGCGGTTCACCGGCGGGCAGTTTCGCCTCCATTCGCTGATCGGCGGCGGCTACCAGGACTTCGAGGCCACGAACAACGCGCTGATGGTCTTCCCCTCTTTCGCCCCGCACGAAGTGCTGCCGATTTCCGTGCCCTCGGGACGGGCCGAGGATGGGCGCTTCAGCATCAACTGCTGGGTCCGCATCCCGCGCCCCGGCGCCTGAGCATCAAGGGGCGTTTCATGTCTTTCGCACACGACAGTTATCAGGTGCTGCCGCAGTTTGTGGACCCCAAGCAGGTAGCATTCTGTCAGCAGGTCATCAAATTCGATGCCGCAGCGGGCCGGTTGCAGGCCGATACCACGGTGCCCGGCGCGCCCGCCGGGCGCGACAACGGCATGCTCCAGCGCCTGCAAGAAATGCTCCGCCCCCGGTTGGAAGAGATTACCGGCAAGCGCCTGTTTCGCACCTACGTCTATTATCGCATCTATCAGCGCGGCAACACGTTGCACAAACACCGCGACCGCCCGGCGTGCGAGTATTCGATCACGCTCAACCTCGGCGGGGCTAGTGACGTCGACTGGCCGATCTTCGTGAAAAGCCGTGGCCACGAGGTGCCGGTCCACCTCAGCCCCGGCGATGCGATGCTTTATAAAGGATGTGAGGTGCTGCATTGGCGCGAAGCCTACACCGGTGATGAACAGGTGCAGGCCTTTTTGCACTACGTCGACCAAGACGGCCCCTATGCGGACCACAAGGATGACGCGATCGACGGGGCAATTGACACCGCCAAGTACGGGGCCACAAACGGGGCCGCCTAGACCGTCGGGAACAACCGATCCATCGGCAGGCTGCTGCCGTCGGGCTGCACCAACCGCACGTGTTCGCGCCGCATCAACCTTGGCTCACTCACGCCGACGGAATGGGCGATCACCTCGACCTCTTTCACGATGTTCCTTGCGTAGTTGGCCACCCGCACCTTCTTGTCACTCACGTCAAGGCCCTCCTGGAACCGCGGGTTATGGGTCGTGATGCCCGTGGGGCAGGTGTTCTTGTGACACTTCAGCGCCTGGATGCAGCCCAGCGAGAACATGAACCCGCGCGCCGATGTCACGAAATCCGCGCCCGCTGCCAAGGCCCAGGCCACGTCGCCCGGGTTCACCAACTTGCCCGACGCGACGATCCGCACCCGCTCTTTCAGCCCCGCGCGGGCGCGGGCATCGGCAAGGATCGGCAAGGCCTCCCGGATTGACATGCCGACAAGGTCCATCAATGGCATCGGCGCCGCCCCCGTGCCGCCTTCGCCCCCGTCAAGGGTGATGAAATCCGGCGCGCTTTCCTCGCCGCGCGCCATGACCGCAACAAAAAGGTCATCGAAGACCTGCGGATCGCCCATCACCGTCTTGATCCCCACCGGCTTGCCGGTGACGCGGCGAATGCGGGCGATCAGGTCCAACAGTTCTTCCACATTGCCCGCTTCCCGGTGGCGGTTCGGGCTGATCCCGTCCACCCCCCTTGGCAGGCCCCGGATCTCTGCAATCTCTTCGGTGATCTTGGCGGCGGGAAGGATACCGCCCTTGCCGGGCTTGGCCCCTTGGGCAAGCTTCAATTCGAACATCTTGACCTCGGGCTTGGCGGCGATTTCCGCCAGTTTGCCCTCATCCAGCCCGCCCGCCGCGTCGCGCACGCCGAACTTGGCGGTGCCGATCTGAAAGACGATGTCGCACCCACCCTCCAGGTGGTAGGGTGACAAGCCCCCTTCGCCAGTGTTCATCCAACACCCTGCCTCCTTGCAGCCCCGCGACAGGGCCCGCACCGCAGGTTTGGAAATCGCCCCGTAGGACATGCCCGACAGGTTGAAGAAACTGCCCGCCGCATAGGGCATCTCGCAATGGGGGCCAATTACAAGCGGCTCACTGCTGGCGAATTGGTCATCAAGCGGGGGAAACGTCGAGGGCACGAACAGCGGAGTGCCAACAACGCTGATATTGCGTGTGGAGCCGAACGGCAGGGTCGAAGATTTCCCCTCGCCCGCGTGCTTCACCCATTCACGCTGCGCACGGTTGAACGGCAATTCCTCTCGGTCCATGGCGAAAAATACTGTCGGAAGAATTCGCCGAGGCTGCTGAACAAGCCCCGGAAGCGGCCCAGTACCGGGTAATTGTGCCGGATCGCATCGCTGGTCTGGAACCGATCAAGCACGAACAGCACCACCGCCGCCAGCGCGGCCAAGCCGATCACCAGCCAGAACACGACCGCCATGGCATCCAGGAAGACGGAGACCCTTTCCATCGTTGGCATTTCCATCAGCGCGCTCCGTTTTGGACTGCGCCATCATGGTCAGTCGACAGGTCAGATCGCAAGCATACGTGAGAGAAATCGAAACATCTCATAACGGCCGGTCACATGATCTCACCGAAGTGTGACTGGAAACACGCGCGGGGCGCGGCTTAGTCCAGCCGCTTTTCGGATCAATCCCCCCAGCGGAAATTCGCTTCCGTTGAAAAGGCTTTTTCTCGGTGCAGATGATCAATCGTCAGCAGGCAGAAGCCGTTGACTGTGGGCGTGATGCCCACACCCAGACAACAGAGAGAGAGAGACCAATACCATGCGTAAAGCCCTCCTTGCCCTCGCGGCCTCCACCGCCCTCACCTCCCCCGTTTTCGCTGACGGCCACGGGATGAACATCGTTGAGACAGCCGCCGATGCCGGCACGTTCACCACGCTGCTCGCCGCCGCCGAAGCCGCTGGCCTGGTGGAGACATTGTCCGGCGAAGGCCCCCTGACCGTGTTCGCACCGACCGATGACGCCTTCGCCGCCCTGCCCGAGGGCACCGTGGAAGGGCTTCTGGCCGACACCGAAGCGCTGACCGCCATCCTGACCTACCACGTTGTTGCCGGTGCCGTGATGTCGGGCGATCTGTCCGACGGCATGACCGCCACCACCGTGAACGGCGCGGACATCACCGTGACCTTGGGTGATGCCGTGATGATCAACGACGCCACGGTCGTCGCTGCGGATATCGAGGCTTCCAATGGCGTCATCCACGTCATCGACAGCGTTCTGATCCCGGCAATGTAAGCCACAGGCGCGGGGCGGCCTTGGTCGCTCCGCATTCCGTTTCAAGAACACCAACCAAAAAGGGGACCATCATGGACCGCACTCTGAACCGCCGTAGCTTCATCACCCGCACCGCTGGCCTTGCCGCCGCCGCACCTTTCGCGGGCCTCGCCGCGCCTGCGCTGGCTGTCACCGGCAGCTCCAACATCGTGGAACTGGCCGTGGCCACGCCCGACCTTTCCACGCTTGTGACCGCCGTTCAGGCGGCGGGCCTTGTGGATACGCTGTCGGGCCGCGGCAACTTCACGGTGTTCGCGCCCACCAACCGCGCCTTCGCGCATCTGCCCGCCGGCACGCTCGACGCGCTTCTGGCCGACATTCCGGCGCTGACCAATGTGCTGACCTATCACGTCTCGCCCGACTATTACCCCGCCTCCCAATTCGTGGGTCAGGTCGGTGCGGTGCATCGCACGGTGCAGGGCCAGCCGATCCGCGTGGACGGGCGCCATGGCTTTGTCATGTTGAACGGCAACACGCGCGTGACGACGGCGGATGTCTTCGCCTCCAACGGTGTCGTTCACATCATCGACGCGGTCCTTTTGCCTCACTGAGAGACTGACCGAGGGGGTGTGCAGGGTTGCACACCCTCATTATATTATTGATTTCATTCATTTTTCAGCTTTCACCAAATCGGCACCCCTTGGCATGAACCCCGACCCAGGGGCTTGTTTCCTGCCGCCGTGTCAGGTTCCCTGTTCCCATGCATGTCTTGAAGATCGACCACGTCCATGTGAAGTCCGCGATCGAGAGGTCGCCGCCGAGTGGTACGCCCGCATACTGGGCCTACGCCGTCACGCGCCGCTAGCGGCCTGGGCGGACGACCCGATGGGGCCGCTGATCCTGTAGGGGGGCGATGGCACGCCGACCCTGTCGCTTTTTGCGCGGGGGTGCGCCGCCCCGTCCCGTGACGCGACCATCGCGTTCCGTGTGTCTGGCCCCGATTTTCTGGAATTTCGCGCGCGGCTGGGTCAATTCGATCTGATAAACGCAAAGGGTGCGGCCGTGACATCCGCCGACGTGGTCGATCACGATCCGTCGTGGTCGATCTATTTCCGTGATCCCGACGGCAACCGGTTCGAGGTGACGACCTACGATTACGCGGAAGTTGCCCGCGCGCTTTAGAAACGTGAACGGCCCCCGCGATGGGGGCCGCTCAATCAGCTTATAGGTCCATGTCGACCGCGTCAGGCGCCGGGTGGAACGTTAGTGGACCACCGCATCATCCGGCTTTGGCCGGTTCGACGGCGCCACGCGGTCGCCCACGATCAGCCCATCGGGCCCGGCGCTTACCGCAAGTTCCGAGCCGTCGTTGATGTCACCGGCAAGGATCATCTCGGCCAGTTGGTCCTGCAACGACCGCTGGATCACCCGCTTCAACGGACGCGCCCCGAAGACCGGATCATAGCCTTCGTCGGCCAGCCAGGTCATCGCCGCGTCGTCCAGCGTAAGCTGGATTTTCCGCGCCGCCAGACGCCGTTCCAGACGACCCAACTGGATCTTCACGATCCCGTCCATATCGTCCCGCGTGAGGCGATCGAAGACGATCATGTCGTCCAGACGGTTCAGGAACTCGGGGCGGAAATGGGCGCGCACCGCGTCCATCACATCCCGCTGTGCCTGGCTTGCGTCAGCATCCTCTGGCAGATGGCTCAGCGCCTGGGATCCGAGGTTCGAAGTCAGCACGATCAGCGTCTGCTTGAAGTCCACCTGACGCCCCTGACCATCGGTCAGGATGCCGTCGTCAAGCACTTGCAGCAACACGTTGAACACCTCTGGGTGGGCCTTTTCGACCTCGTCGAACAGGATCACCTGGTAGGGTCTGCGCCGCACCGCTTCGGTCAGAACGCCACCCTCGTCATAGCCGACATAGCCCGGAGGGGCGCCGATCAGCCGGGCCACCGCGTGCTTTTCCATGAACTCTGACATGTCGATGCGGACCATCGCCTGGTCATCATCAAACAGGTACTCGGCCAGGGCCTTGGTAAGTTCCGTTTTACCCACGCCAGTC
It contains:
- the msrP gene encoding protein-methionine-sulfoxide reductase catalytic subunit MsrP → MAYRWKNDLTWDDVTPEAQFINRRQIMAGAGGLLGAGLIGGAARAQDDPRLALEPNSWEEITTYNNYYEFGTGKSDPANNAHTLTTSPWAIEVDGLVDNPGTYSLEDILSEVEIEERIYRLRCVEQWSMVIPWNGFELADLLNRVGVQDGARYVAFETAMRPEEMPGLRVPVLDWPYKEGLRLDEAMHPLTIMATGIYGRDIPNQNGAPIRLVVPWKYGYKSIKSIVRISLVEDQPTTSWSEYSDREYGFYSNVNPNVDHPRWSQADERRIGGGLFANRLPTLMFNGYEDDVASLYEGMDLEVYH
- a CDS encoding fasciclin domain-containing protein, whose translation is MRKALLALAASTALTSPVFADGHGMNIVETAADAGTFTTLLAAAEAAGLVETLSGEGPLTVFAPTDDAFAALPEGTVEGLLADTEALTAILTYHVVAGAVMSGDLSDGMTATTVNGADITVTLGDAVMINDATVVAADIEASNGVIHVIDSVLIPAM
- the msrQ gene encoding protein-methionine-sulfoxide reductase heme-binding subunit MsrQ, with the translated sequence MMQTLNTAVRRVPGWVLYILGGAYGGWLFYLGLTGGLGVEPIEALEHAYGDVALKLIIAGLAVTPLRQRVGVNFLSWRRAIGVLAFFFVLAHFLVWAVLDVQRLSAIWADIIERPYVTIGMAGFLALIPLALTSNNFMLRKLGPVRWRKLHKLAYPAAVLGAVHYVWLVKGFQIEPLVYLAITVALLAFRFWPQRRRVPA
- a CDS encoding 2OG-Fe(II) oxygenase, with translation MSEAQYLSKHYYTQDFLPPAFNRAILDSLSEGISAFEDATVFSHDHGGGGHVLSDNRVAKTATLQPEIRKQFKGAIRAILPEVVPQIGLAMRDDFSFEIGAALHQDGGFFKRHIDTRTKMPDETDRYISAVYYMCRMPQRFTGGQFRLHSLIGGGYQDFEATNNALMVFPSFAPHEVLPISVPSGRAEDGRFSINCWVRIPRPGA
- a CDS encoding fasciclin domain-containing protein codes for the protein MDRTLNRRSFITRTAGLAAAAPFAGLAAPALAVTGSSNIVELAVATPDLSTLVTAVQAAGLVDTLSGRGNFTVFAPTNRAFAHLPAGTLDALLADIPALTNVLTYHVSPDYYPASQFVGQVGAVHRTVQGQPIRVDGRHGFVMLNGNTRVTTADVFASNGVVHIIDAVLLPH